From the genome of Psychroserpens ponticola, one region includes:
- a CDS encoding MarR family transcriptional regulator yields MMDNSVFNPNHQVEDLSSKIVSGLERVSEVFKVLLWEKAKQVGLSPIQIQILIFVAFHKQDLCNVSHLAKEFNVTKPTISDAVKILDKKQLILKDYSSSDSRSYSIHLSQLGTQIVSETHDFASPLKLQIDKFNKVELENIFKTLSELIYKLNQNGTLTIQRTCFGCKYHQKQGDTDYCKLLEKELLNEDIRLDCPEFEEKS; encoded by the coding sequence ATGATGGATAACAGTGTTTTTAATCCCAATCATCAGGTAGAAGATCTTTCAAGTAAAATTGTTTCAGGTCTTGAGCGTGTGTCTGAAGTATTTAAAGTGTTACTTTGGGAAAAAGCTAAACAAGTTGGTTTAAGTCCGATACAAATTCAAATTTTAATTTTTGTAGCTTTTCATAAACAGGATTTATGTAATGTGAGTCATTTAGCTAAAGAATTTAATGTTACAAAACCTACAATTAGTGACGCGGTTAAAATTCTCGATAAGAAACAATTGATTTTAAAAGATTATTCTTCGAGCGATAGCAGAAGTTATAGTATTCACTTATCTCAATTAGGAACTCAAATTGTTTCAGAAACTCATGATTTTGCATCTCCTCTAAAGTTACAAATCGATAAATTTAATAAGGTAGAACTTGAAAATATTTTCAAAACGTTGAGCGAATTAATTTATAAATTGAATCAAAATGGAACGTTAACAATACAGCGTACATGTTTTGGTTGCAAATATCATCAAAAGCAAGGTGATACAGATTATTGTAAATTACTAGAAAAAGAATTATTAAATGAAGATATTAGGCTAGATTGTCCGGAATTTGAAGAAAAAAGTTAA
- a CDS encoding tetratricopeptide repeat protein has product MATYKKRGYKPKTKEEKVEAIEENSTTAEVFNTLDEGASKAEDWAVKNQKNIFILIGLAAVIVLGYLGYNKFIAEPKADEAMNEMFTAQKYFEEAVNGTAKDSLYNLALAGGEGKYGMLDIVSEYGSTRAGNLANYYAGIAYLNLKDYTNAVKHLSDFKTDDAVLGPVAKGGIGDAFVQLNQPEDALGYYEKAIAGSTNEYTTPMYLFKAANVALGLGQADKALGYFKRIKEEFSSAAEATNIDVFIGRAEAKN; this is encoded by the coding sequence ATGGCAACATATAAGAAAAGAGGTTACAAACCAAAAACTAAAGAAGAGAAAGTTGAGGCTATCGAAGAAAACTCAACAACTGCTGAAGTTTTTAATACCTTGGATGAAGGAGCTTCTAAAGCTGAAGATTGGGCTGTTAAGAATCAGAAGAATATTTTCATATTAATTGGTCTTGCTGCTGTTATAGTTTTAGGTTACTTAGGGTATAATAAATTTATAGCCGAACCTAAAGCAGACGAAGCTATGAATGAAATGTTCACAGCTCAAAAATATTTTGAGGAAGCGGTTAATGGAACTGCTAAAGATTCATTATATAATCTAGCACTTGCAGGTGGAGAAGGAAAATATGGTATGTTAGATATTGTTAGCGAATATGGTAGTACACGAGCTGGAAATTTAGCTAACTATTATGCAGGAATAGCATACTTAAATCTTAAAGATTATACAAATGCTGTGAAGCACTTAAGTGATTTTAAAACTGATGATGCAGTTTTAGGACCTGTTGCTAAAGGAGGAATTGGTGATGCATTTGTTCAATTAAATCAGCCTGAAGATGCTTTAGGTTATTATGAAAAAGCTATTGCTGGTTCAACAAATGAGTATACTACACCAATGTATTTGTTTAAAGCTGCTAATGTTGCTTTAGGACTTGGACAAGCTGATAAAGCTTTGGGATATTTCAAAAGAATAAAAGAAGAATTTTCAAGCGCTGCTGAAGCTACGAATATTGATGTCTTTATAGGAAGAGCAGAGGCAAAGAACTAA
- a CDS encoding KpsF/GutQ family sugar-phosphate isomerase, which yields MNSIQSILETARKTIDLERDAIANLSHLLTEDFANAVSLIYNSKGRVIITGIGKSAIIANKIVATLNSTGTPAVFMHAADAIHGDLGLILEDDVVICISKSGNTPEIKVLVPLIKNAKNKMIAITGNHTSFLALQSDFILNTFVEQEACPNNLAPTTSTTAQLVMGDALAVCLLELRGFSSQDFAKYHPGGALGKRLYMRVSDLSSVNQKPKVELNTSAKDVIVEISEKMLGVTAVVDNNKIAGIITDGDLRRMLTKSEDFIHLCAKDIMGSNPKRIDEDAMAIDAMELMEEHGISQLLVEKNGEYAGVIHIHNLIKEGII from the coding sequence TTGAACAGTATTCAATCTATCCTAGAAACCGCTAGAAAAACTATAGATTTAGAACGTGATGCTATAGCAAATCTCAGTCATTTATTAACTGAGGACTTTGCAAACGCTGTCTCATTAATATACAATTCTAAAGGTCGTGTCATTATTACTGGTATTGGAAAAAGTGCAATAATCGCAAATAAAATTGTTGCAACTCTAAATTCTACAGGAACTCCAGCTGTTTTTATGCATGCTGCAGATGCCATTCATGGCGATTTAGGATTAATTTTAGAAGATGATGTCGTGATATGTATTTCAAAAAGTGGAAATACACCCGAAATCAAAGTCTTAGTGCCTTTGATTAAAAATGCTAAAAATAAAATGATCGCTATTACTGGAAATCACACATCGTTTTTAGCACTTCAATCAGATTTCATACTTAATACATTTGTTGAGCAAGAAGCTTGTCCGAATAACCTAGCTCCAACCACAAGTACAACTGCACAATTGGTTATGGGAGACGCCTTAGCTGTTTGTTTATTAGAACTTCGTGGTTTTTCTAGCCAAGATTTCGCAAAATATCATCCTGGTGGAGCCTTAGGAAAACGTTTATATATGCGTGTGAGTGATTTATCATCAGTTAACCAGAAACCTAAAGTTGAATTAAATACTTCTGCAAAAGATGTTATTGTTGAAATTTCAGAAAAAATGCTAGGCGTTACTGCAGTAGTTGACAACAATAAAATTGCTGGAATTATTACAGATGGAGATTTAAGACGGATGCTTACAAAGAGTGAAGATTTTATTCACTTGTGCGCCAAAGACATTATGGGAAGTAACCCAAAACGAATAGATGAAGATGCTATGGCAATTGACGCCATGGAACTCATGGAAGAACATGGAATTTCGCAACTTTTAGTTGAAAAAAATGGAGAATACGCAGGCGTCATTCATATTCATAACCTAATAAAAGAAGGCATTATATAA
- the mutL gene encoding DNA mismatch repair endonuclease MutL: MADIIQLLPDHVANQIAAGEVVQRPASVVKELLENAIDAGSTFIKLIIKDAGKTLIQIIDDGKGMSTTDARLSFERHATSKIRSAEDLFSLNTKGFRGEALASIAAIAHVELKTKQEQDELGTQIEIEGSEIKSQEVVVTPKGTSIAVKHLFFNIPARRNFLKSNNVELRHIIDEFHRVSLAHPDISFTMFHNGSESFNLPKSNYRQRIVNIFGGKTNEKLVPVEEETEVLKVSGFVGKPEFSRKTRTEQFFFVNNRFIKSAYLNHAINAAFEGLMKDGSHPSYFLNLTVDPKTIDINIHPTKTEIKFDDEHTLYAILRSSVKHSLGQFNIAPVLDFDRDKNLDTPYDFERKKVSNPTVEVDRSFNPFQEEKSPSKSSSFSMPYKKEPAAQWESLYVGLESKGTKSTQEFREVEFESQPENESLFKENSSIETKQRTYQLHNKYIISTIKSGMLILDQHRAHQRVLYEGLLKHTMRKEAISQQLLFPLQLQFSSSEMELLLRLKEDLEHTGFVFSKFEDTTIEITGVPVNVPESEVSIILEQLISDAEQEVPDSNFSSTDLLAKSLSKSLAIKGGQSLSNMEQEHLVNSLFACKEPSVSPTNRTTFITMSVDDFDKKFM, encoded by the coding sequence ATGGCAGACATTATTCAACTTTTACCAGATCATGTTGCTAACCAAATCGCAGCAGGCGAAGTCGTACAGCGTCCAGCTTCTGTGGTTAAAGAATTACTTGAAAATGCTATTGACGCAGGTTCAACATTTATAAAGCTAATTATTAAAGATGCTGGAAAAACGTTAATTCAAATCATTGACGATGGTAAAGGGATGAGTACAACAGATGCTCGATTAAGTTTTGAACGTCATGCAACTTCTAAAATTCGTTCTGCCGAAGATTTATTCAGTTTAAATACTAAAGGATTTCGTGGCGAAGCTCTTGCCAGTATTGCTGCAATTGCGCATGTAGAATTAAAAACCAAACAAGAACAAGATGAGCTAGGTACTCAAATTGAAATTGAAGGTAGTGAAATAAAATCCCAAGAAGTTGTTGTAACTCCAAAAGGAACGTCGATTGCTGTGAAGCATTTGTTTTTCAATATTCCTGCAAGACGAAATTTTTTGAAATCGAACAATGTAGAGTTAAGGCATATTATTGATGAATTTCATCGTGTGTCTTTAGCACATCCTGATATCTCCTTTACAATGTTTCATAACGGAAGTGAAAGTTTTAACCTTCCTAAAAGTAATTATAGACAGCGTATTGTCAATATTTTTGGAGGTAAAACTAATGAGAAATTAGTACCTGTAGAAGAAGAAACTGAAGTTTTAAAAGTCTCTGGTTTTGTTGGTAAACCTGAGTTTTCTAGAAAAACAAGAACCGAACAATTTTTCTTTGTTAATAACCGATTCATTAAAAGTGCTTACCTCAATCATGCTATTAATGCTGCATTTGAAGGCCTGATGAAAGATGGAAGTCATCCAAGTTATTTCCTAAACTTAACTGTCGATCCAAAAACAATAGATATAAATATTCATCCAACTAAAACTGAAATTAAGTTCGATGATGAACATACACTATATGCAATTTTGCGTTCCTCTGTGAAGCATAGTCTAGGACAGTTTAATATTGCTCCAGTTTTAGATTTTGATCGTGACAAAAATCTTGATACACCTTACGATTTTGAAAGGAAAAAAGTGTCTAATCCAACCGTTGAAGTAGATCGAAGTTTTAATCCCTTCCAAGAGGAAAAATCGCCAAGTAAATCTAGTAGTTTTTCAATGCCATATAAAAAAGAACCTGCTGCACAATGGGAAAGTTTGTATGTTGGACTTGAAAGTAAAGGCACAAAATCTACACAGGAGTTTAGAGAAGTTGAGTTTGAGAGTCAGCCAGAGAATGAATCCCTTTTTAAGGAGAATAGTTCTATTGAAACTAAACAAAGAACATATCAGTTACACAATAAATATATAATTAGCACAATTAAATCTGGTATGCTGATTTTAGATCAACATCGAGCGCATCAACGTGTGCTTTATGAAGGTTTATTAAAGCATACGATGCGGAAAGAAGCGATAAGTCAGCAGCTATTATTCCCATTGCAATTGCAATTTTCATCTTCTGAAATGGAATTATTACTACGCTTAAAAGAAGATTTAGAACATACAGGATTTGTGTTCTCTAAATTTGAAGACACGACCATTGAAATCACAGGTGTTCCTGTAAATGTGCCTGAAAGTGAAGTGTCCATCATTTTAGAACAGCTTATCAGTGATGCCGAACAAGAAGTACCAGATAGTAATTTTAGCTCCACTGATTTGCTTGCTAAATCATTGTCTAAAAGTTTAGCTATTAAAGGTGGACAATCTTTATCAAATATGGAGCAGGAACATTTGGTAAATAGCTTATTCGCTTGTAAGGAACCTTCAGTTTCGCCAACCAATAGAACTACATTTATTACCATGAGTGTAGATGATTTTGATAAAAAATTTATGTAA
- the recF gene encoding DNA replication/repair protein RecF (All proteins in this family for which functions are known are DNA-binding proteins that assist the filamentation of RecA onto DNA for the initiation of recombination or recombinational repair.), translating to MILKTLSLVNYKNFESQDFEFDNKINCFVGFNGVGKTNVLDAIYHLSLGKSYFNPVATQNIKHNAEFFVVDGIFDKHERTEKIIVSLKRGQKKMIKRNGKAYEKFSDHIGFIPLVIISPADRDLIIEGSDTRRKFIDSVISQSDKGYLNNLISYNKVLSQRNALLKYFALNNTFNLDTLEVYNEQLHTYGSEIFKTRSEFLEAFIPIFKQRYEAISNKNEIVNLSYKSDLHEDDLNALLMQRINKDKALQYTSVGIHKDDLSFEIETHPIKKFGSQGQQKSFLIALKLAQFDFVKQQSGVTPLLLLDDIFDKLDEQRVAQIIGLVDNKDFGQLFISDTHAERTENVVKQIHQSYKIFKL from the coding sequence ATGATTTTAAAAACCCTTAGCTTGGTCAATTACAAGAATTTTGAAAGTCAAGATTTTGAGTTCGACAATAAGATTAATTGCTTTGTTGGGTTTAATGGAGTTGGCAAAACAAATGTCCTAGACGCCATATATCACCTATCTTTAGGGAAAAGTTATTTTAATCCTGTAGCGACTCAAAACATAAAACATAATGCCGAGTTTTTTGTAGTTGACGGGATTTTTGATAAGCACGAACGTACCGAAAAAATTATAGTTTCGCTTAAGCGAGGTCAAAAAAAAATGATTAAACGCAATGGAAAAGCTTATGAAAAATTTAGTGACCATATCGGATTTATTCCATTAGTTATCATTTCTCCAGCAGATCGTGACTTAATTATTGAAGGAAGTGACACAAGACGAAAGTTTATTGACAGTGTGATTTCACAAAGTGACAAAGGATATCTTAACAATTTAATTAGCTACAATAAAGTGTTATCACAACGAAATGCATTATTGAAATATTTCGCATTAAATAATACATTCAACCTAGATACTTTAGAGGTCTATAATGAACAACTTCATACCTATGGCTCAGAAATATTTAAGACAAGATCTGAATTTCTAGAAGCCTTTATTCCTATTTTCAAACAACGTTATGAAGCTATAAGTAATAAAAACGAAATTGTAAACCTTAGTTATAAAAGTGATTTGCATGAAGATGATTTAAATGCACTTCTTATGCAACGCATTAATAAAGACAAAGCTCTGCAATATACTAGTGTAGGCATTCATAAAGATGATTTAAGTTTTGAAATTGAAACACATCCAATTAAAAAATTTGGCAGTCAAGGTCAACAAAAATCATTTTTAATTGCTTTAAAATTAGCCCAATTTGATTTTGTAAAACAACAAAGTGGTGTCACACCTTTATTACTTTTAGATGATATTTTTGACAAATTAGATGAACAACGAGTCGCTCAAATTATTGGTTTGGTTGATAATAAGGACTTCGGTCAATTATTTATAAGTGACACACATGCTGAACGTACGGAAAATGTAGTCAAGCAAATTCATCAATCGTATAAAATTTTTAAACTATAA
- a CDS encoding thioredoxin family protein: MNKSIFYHAGCPVCISAEHDIINLVGSENVEIVNIGENQSRIQEAESAGVESVPALLTPNGNILHINFGASLIDVKS; encoded by the coding sequence ATGAATAAATCAATTTTTTATCATGCAGGATGTCCGGTTTGTATAAGTGCAGAACATGACATCATTAATTTAGTCGGTTCAGAAAATGTTGAAATTGTCAATATTGGAGAAAATCAATCAAGAATTCAAGAAGCAGAAAGTGCAGGAGTAGAATCTGTTCCAGCTTTGCTAACACCAAATGGAAATATATTACATATCAATTTTGGAGCATCATTGATTGATGTTAAAAGTTGA
- a CDS encoding DUF2024 family protein, translating to MKVSVWDTYVQRKDGKTMHFDILVPSNFKNETQIISFGNSYLSAKTFETKSLTADICNFCHIETAPESVVDDISKKGYSIIELKNCN from the coding sequence ATGAAAGTTTCAGTTTGGGATACTTATGTTCAAAGAAAAGACGGAAAAACTATGCATTTTGATATTTTAGTACCTAGTAATTTTAAGAATGAAACACAGATTATAAGTTTTGGGAATTCTTATTTATCTGCTAAGACATTTGAAACTAAAAGCCTCACTGCAGACATTTGTAATTTTTGTCATATAGAAACAGCACCAGAATCAGTAGTTGATGATATTTCAAAAAAAGGATATTCCATAATTGAATTGAAAAACTGTAATTAA
- a CDS encoding peptidylprolyl isomerase, producing the protein MKDGLYAKFNTTKGEILVALEFEKTPGTVGNFVALAEGNLENSAKPQGTPYYDGLKFHRVIPDFMIQGGCPQGAGTGNPGYKFDDEFHPDLKHDAPGILSMANAGPGTNGSQFFITHIETPWLDNNHTVFGKVQEGQDVVDAISQDDAIETLKIIRVGAAAENFNAVEAFRTFEGSREKRVAAEREAARAELDKLASGFEETKSGLRYQIIQKGDGTSAEAGKTVSVHYKGQLADGTVFDSSYKRNAPLDFQVGVGQVIAGWDEGICLLNVGDKARLVIPSDLGYGSAGAGGVIPPDATLVFDVELMDVK; encoded by the coding sequence ATGAAAGACGGTTTATACGCAAAATTTAATACGACAAAAGGCGAAATTTTAGTCGCTTTAGAATTTGAAAAAACACCAGGAACAGTAGGTAACTTTGTTGCTTTAGCCGAAGGTAATTTAGAGAATTCTGCTAAGCCTCAAGGAACTCCTTATTATGATGGATTGAAATTCCACAGAGTAATTCCTGATTTTATGATTCAAGGTGGTTGTCCACAAGGAGCTGGTACTGGAAATCCAGGTTATAAATTTGATGATGAGTTTCATCCAGATTTAAAACATGATGCTCCAGGAATTTTATCTATGGCAAATGCTGGACCAGGAACAAACGGAAGCCAGTTTTTCATCACTCATATAGAGACACCTTGGTTAGATAACAATCATACTGTTTTTGGAAAAGTACAAGAAGGACAAGATGTTGTTGATGCGATTTCGCAAGATGATGCTATTGAAACGTTAAAAATTATAAGAGTTGGAGCTGCTGCCGAAAACTTTAATGCAGTTGAAGCATTTAGAACTTTTGAAGGTTCAAGAGAAAAGCGTGTAGCTGCTGAGCGTGAAGCTGCAAGAGCTGAATTAGATAAATTAGCTTCAGGTTTTGAAGAAACTAAAAGCGGATTGCGTTACCAAATCATTCAAAAAGGTGATGGTACATCTGCTGAAGCTGGTAAAACAGTTTCTGTACATTATAAAGGACAATTAGCTGATGGTACTGTGTTTGATTCGTCTTACAAAAGAAATGCACCTTTAGATTTTCAAGTAGGTGTTGGTCAGGTGATTGCTGGTTGGGATGAAGGTATTTGCCTTTTAAACGTTGGTGATAAAGCACGCTTGGTTATTCCTAGCGATTTGGGTTATGGTTCTGCAGGAGCAGGAGGTGTAATTCCACCAGATGCTACTTTGGTATTTGATGTAGAATTGATGGATGTAAAGTAA
- a CDS encoding DUF721 domain-containing protein: MAKRNNDNQPISDILKEFVDANNLQTGLDKVNVREAWAKMMGNGVNNYTTNIILERDVLYVQLSSSVLREELSYGKEKIIKMLNESLGKDAIYKLVLR, translated from the coding sequence ATGGCAAAACGCAATAACGACAATCAACCCATTAGTGATATCTTAAAGGAATTTGTCGATGCTAATAATCTACAAACTGGCTTAGACAAAGTCAATGTAAGAGAAGCTTGGGCAAAAATGATGGGCAATGGTGTAAATAATTATACTACCAATATTATATTAGAACGCGACGTACTTTATGTACAATTAAGTTCAAGTGTATTACGTGAAGAATTAAGTTATGGTAAGGAAAAAATCATTAAAATGTTGAATGAATCTTTAGGTAAAGACGCTATTTACAAATTAGTCTTACGTTAG
- a CDS encoding ATP-dependent DNA helicase RecQ produces the protein MSIKEIDLHSALKQYFGFSKFKGLQESVIESVVTGEDVFVIMPTGGGKSMCYQLPALIKEGTAIIVSPLIALMKNQVDAIRGISDEEGVAHVLNSSLNKTEVKRVKEDITNGVTKLLYVAPESLTKEEHVEFLRTVTISFMAVDEAHCISEWGHDFRPEYRNLRHIIKRIGDNIPIIGLTATATPKVQEDILKSLDITDATTFKASFNRPNLYYEIRPKTKNVDADIIRFVKQNEGKSGIVYCLSRKRVEELAQVLQVNGVKAVPYHAGLDPKTRVKHQDMFLMEDADVVVATIAFGMGIDKPDVRFVIHHDMPKSIESYYQETGRAGRDGGEGHCLAYYAYKDIEKLEKFMSGKPVAEQEIGQALLQEVVAFAESSVSRRKFILHYFGEEFDNATGEGGEMDDNVRNPKKQHEAKGEVITLLETVEKTKEKYKSKDLVNVLIGASNALISSHKTDALPFFGIGKDRDKRYWMALIRQVLVAGFLKKDIETYGVLRMPQAGHDFIKSPKSFMMTEDHVFDEGSDDGIITASKGGGGVADEKLMKMLKDLRKRNAKKLGVPPFVIFQDPSLDDMALKYPITIEELSHVHGVGDGKAKKYGNDFIQLISTYVEENDIMRPDDFVVKSTGSNSAIKLYIIQNVDRKLRLDDIASSKGMTMTDFTKEMEAIVFSGTKLNINYWIDEILDEDQQEEIHDYFMESETDKISDAIEEFDGDYEEDELRLYRIKFMSEVAN, from the coding sequence ATGAGTATAAAAGAAATTGATTTACATTCTGCACTAAAACAATACTTTGGATTTTCAAAATTTAAAGGCCTTCAAGAGAGTGTCATTGAAAGTGTTGTTACTGGTGAGGATGTATTCGTAATAATGCCAACAGGAGGCGGGAAATCAATGTGTTACCAGCTTCCAGCATTAATAAAAGAAGGTACAGCAATTATTGTATCTCCATTAATAGCTTTAATGAAAAATCAAGTTGATGCCATCAGAGGGATTTCCGATGAAGAAGGTGTCGCACATGTTTTGAATTCTTCATTAAACAAAACTGAAGTCAAACGCGTTAAAGAAGATATCACAAATGGTGTGACCAAACTTCTTTATGTTGCTCCAGAATCACTAACCAAAGAAGAACACGTTGAGTTTTTGCGAACGGTTACGATTTCATTTATGGCTGTTGATGAAGCACATTGTATTAGTGAATGGGGACACGACTTTAGACCAGAATATAGAAACCTGAGGCATATTATAAAACGCATTGGTGACAATATTCCTATCATAGGATTAACGGCAACTGCAACACCTAAAGTACAAGAGGATATTTTGAAAAGTTTAGATATTACTGATGCAACCACATTTAAAGCATCATTTAATAGACCAAATTTATACTACGAAATACGCCCAAAAACTAAGAATGTAGATGCTGATATTATTCGATTTGTTAAGCAAAATGAAGGAAAATCTGGAATTGTATATTGTTTAAGTCGAAAACGAGTAGAAGAATTAGCACAAGTTCTTCAAGTGAATGGTGTAAAAGCAGTTCCTTATCATGCAGGTTTAGATCCAAAAACTCGTGTCAAACATCAAGATATGTTTCTAATGGAAGACGCAGATGTTGTTGTTGCTACCATAGCTTTTGGAATGGGAATCGATAAACCTGATGTGCGTTTTGTTATTCATCACGATATGCCAAAAAGTATTGAAAGTTATTATCAGGAAACTGGTCGAGCTGGACGTGATGGAGGTGAAGGGCATTGCTTAGCATACTATGCGTATAAGGATATTGAAAAACTTGAAAAATTTATGTCTGGGAAACCTGTTGCCGAACAGGAAATCGGACAAGCACTACTTCAAGAGGTAGTTGCTTTTGCTGAAAGTTCAGTGTCCAGACGAAAATTTATATTGCACTATTTTGGAGAAGAGTTTGATAATGCTACTGGCGAAGGTGGTGAAATGGATGATAATGTTCGCAACCCTAAAAAGCAACATGAAGCTAAAGGAGAAGTCATTACTTTATTAGAAACCGTTGAAAAAACAAAAGAAAAATATAAATCTAAAGATTTAGTTAATGTTTTAATTGGTGCATCTAATGCATTAATTTCTTCTCATAAAACAGATGCTTTACCTTTCTTCGGAATAGGAAAGGATAGAGATAAACGCTATTGGATGGCACTAATTCGTCAAGTTTTAGTGGCTGGTTTCTTAAAAAAGGATATTGAAACGTATGGTGTATTACGCATGCCACAAGCTGGTCACGACTTTATAAAATCACCTAAATCGTTCATGATGACTGAAGATCATGTGTTTGATGAAGGCTCTGATGATGGCATTATTACGGCATCTAAAGGTGGAGGTGGAGTCGCTGATGAGAAATTAATGAAGATGCTTAAAGATCTTAGAAAACGTAATGCTAAAAAATTAGGTGTTCCTCCTTTTGTGATTTTTCAAGACCCTTCATTAGACGATATGGCTTTGAAATATCCAATAACCATTGAAGAGTTAAGTCATGTTCATGGTGTTGGTGATGGTAAAGCAAAAAAATATGGTAACGATTTTATTCAGCTGATTTCTACCTATGTTGAAGAGAATGATATTATGAGGCCAGATGATTTTGTTGTTAAAAGTACTGGATCAAATTCTGCAATAAAGTTATATATCATTCAAAATGTAGATAGAAAGTTACGCTTAGATGATATTGCGTCTTCTAAAGGGATGACGATGACCGATTTTACTAAAGAAATGGAGGCTATTGTGTTTTCTGGGACAAAACTTAATATTAACTATTGGATTGATGAAATTTTAGATGAAGATCAACAAGAGGAAATCCATGATTATTTTATGGAATCTGAAACTGATAAAATTTCTGATGCCATTGAAGAATTTGATGGTGATTATGAGGAAGATGAACTTCGTTTGTATCGTATTAAGTTTATGAGTGAAGTCGCTAATTAA
- a CDS encoding riboflavin synthase subunit beta has protein sequence MGILNTRKNKKYSYTPRYYKGEGSPYELKHKFDEYRVTVTNHKGLKTKLNNAIEDYKYNDDKSGANSRIMIIIGILILVFLFVIDFDLSIFYSNS, from the coding sequence ATGGGAATTCTAAACACACGTAAAAATAAAAAGTATAGTTACACTCCTCGCTATTATAAAGGTGAAGGGAGTCCTTATGAACTTAAACATAAGTTTGATGAGTATCGTGTAACTGTGACAAATCATAAAGGTCTTAAGACAAAGCTTAATAATGCTATTGAGGATTATAAATACAACGATGATAAATCAGGTGCTAATAGTCGTATCATGATAATTATTGGTATTTTAATTTTGGTGTTCTTATTTGTTATAGATTTTGATCTCTCTATTTTCTATTCAAATAGCTAA
- the ribH gene encoding 6,7-dimethyl-8-ribityllumazine synthase — MATANHNLSNYDKSTIPNAKDFRFGIVVSEWNDNVTNGLFKGALDALLDCGALPENVIKWDVPGSFELIYGSKKMIEQNVDVVIAIGCVIQGETKHFDFVCDGVTQGIKDLNLTTNTPVIFCVLTDNNMQQSIDRSGGKHGNKGTEAAIAAIKMADLNLK, encoded by the coding sequence ATGGCTACTGCAAACCATAACTTATCTAATTACGATAAAAGCACAATCCCAAACGCGAAAGATTTTCGGTTTGGGATTGTTGTTTCAGAATGGAATGATAATGTGACAAACGGACTTTTTAAAGGGGCTTTAGATGCTTTATTAGATTGTGGAGCATTACCTGAAAATGTCATTAAATGGGATGTGCCAGGAAGTTTTGAGTTAATTTATGGCTCAAAAAAAATGATAGAACAAAATGTAGATGTTGTTATTGCTATTGGTTGTGTGATTCAAGGCGAAACAAAACACTTCGATTTTGTCTGTGATGGTGTCACTCAAGGCATTAAAGACTTAAATTTGACCACTAACACTCCTGTGATTTTTTGTGTGTTAACCGATAATAACATGCAGCAATCTATAGATCGTTCTGGAGGTAAACATGGTAATAAAGGTACAGAAGCAGCTATTGCTGCAATTAAAATGGCAGATCTAAACTTGAAGTAA